GGCAGGGCGGCCGCCCTAAGGCGCAGACCCTAGGCCAGTGTGCCCTTCGCCTCTGCTCGGATGGTAGTGCTGTTTTCCTGCCTCTCCCCCGCTCTTTCTCTTTGGAGCCTCTTTAGATCAAAGACATAAGACGTTGCTTCCGACATACCTGATACTGTGAATGTTTGAACGTATCCGTGGCCTTCGTTCCTTCCTGCCCTCCTGCCCCTCTTACCTCATCAGAATCAGTGGCTCAGCTAAGCGCTCCCCCGCCACCTCCCATCTCAGGAGACCAAAACTCATGGGAAAATAGGCACTTTGGGCCAGAGGCACTGATAGCACATGTTTCCTGGCGATGTGGACAAAGCAAGCTGacgagatttttcttttttctttttttttttttaaggttttctagTTCTGGGAATGTGCGCTTGACAGGGGGCTTGGTGGGGTTTACCTCAGTCGGATCTGCTCAGACGTATTTCCGGGAGACCATCCCTGGGCCTCTCTCTCTAATCCTAGAGTGCCAGGGAGTGTAACCCAGCAGGCGACTGTGGTCCTTGACCTTACTGCTCACCATCGGCACCTGCCTGCAGATTGCCCTTTCTGGAGCAGGGGGATGGCTTTCAGGGGCCTCCCTCCCCACAAAACCTGCCTTGACAAAGGGGCACAAATGCCAGCTCCACTCATTCCCACTTGCCATCTGAGCTCTGTCCAGTTTTGTGGCTTGATTTTTGTGGTGGGTTTAGggtttctttttgcttgtttttgaaaatGAGGAACTGATGCCCCCAATTCCACTATTCCTGGTaaagatgtgtgtgtggggggggggcatTTTTATTCAGTAGGCCTTCTCTAATTTTCCAGCTCGTTTCCCACAGACCGATCTCCCTACACGGTCTTAGGATCCTAAGTCTAAGACAGAAGCTCATCTCCCTGAGGTGGACAGTGGGTCACACCCAGCCGTCGCTGGGAGCTCCAGGCGGTGAGCAGAGATGGCTACAAGCCTCTGCTCCCCGCAGTGGGACTCAGCAGCACATGCCTAGACTCCACGGGCTGAACTTTGTCTCGACAGACGCAGTTGGTTTGAACTGATCTCACGTGTGTGCGTTTTTCTCTGTCCTTCCTTGAGACTGTTACTGACCCACAGGTAGCACTCTCTCTGGGCAGGGACGGGGAGGAACTGAGGTAGGATGTGTGACTGGCTGGGGGGAAGGAGAGCGCCCTGTCTCAGGGACAGACTCACAGCCTGGGAGCGTAGGTCTGGAGCGGCGGGGCTTTCCAGGCGGTGCCCAAGCCAAGGGCTTTGTGGCCCGGAGCGGTGGCGAGGTTGGAAATCCAGCTCACATCAAGCAGGTGTGCCAGGTGAGCTCGCTTGCCTGGCCAGCTCTGCTACTTGGAAGAGCTGCAGGGGCCCAGAGCTGACAGCTGTGGAATGGAGATGGGCaaaggaagagggcagggcacgTGCGTCGGGAATCTCTGGCGCACCTGTATCCCATGGTACCCGCTCAAAGTGGCTGCTTTCACAGCCCAGGACCACACATCGGGGGCCTGAACTTCCCCGAGGTCCGTCACCAGCTGGCTTcacttctccctgcttccctgactaTAAACTGGACCAGAAGATCTCCAAAGCCCTGCCGGCACTGAGAAGCTACCATATGGACAAGCCAGCGCGAGGAGTGTCCTTCCAagcctctttcaccttcctcccTCTCTGGTTGATGAACTTGGGGTTTGGcaattgtttgaatttttttttcttcctgcaattgtgtgcatgcatgcgtgagAAGAAAAACAGACTGTCCAGGTGGAAACGGTGAAGAGGGGAGAAGAGTTCATTTCCAGGGTCAACAACTTGGCAGCCATTTTCCTGAAGTGACTCAGACACACCACAGTAACAACTCTCGCtgcaatttgatttttattcCACTTGAGAAATAAAGATTTCCTCCAAGCCACGTGAGGTCTCTGTCAACCCACCCACTCACAAAGCAGGACCTGAATTTATCAGCTGAGGGTCCACAGAGCCTGGCTGCAGGGACTGTCAGGGAATCTTTGCCCGCCCCCAGTCCCTACCGTGTGTTCTTCGGGGCAGCTAAGGGTGGCGAGGCAACAGTCCAGCTTTGGAAATGGAGCCAGAGCTACAGCCTGACCAACACCAAGGAATGCTCATGGGAAATACCTGCCCAGTATCTCAGTCCCCGGGCTGGCTGGTTCTACAAATCTCtctcaaatgttttattttggtgACAAAAATGAAGGagctttgtaaattaaaaaaaaaaaaaaattatgaatcatATCAAGTAGTTGTTTACATTTCTCGACAAAATAGGAAACTATGGCAGCCGAATCGAATTGACAAAAACCTTAGATTAAATAGGCAATATTTAGGTCTGCCATCTTGGCCTTTTGTAGTAAGAGAAGTGGTAGTGTTTAGATACTGTTTGGTCTTGCTTCTTCTTGTATTGCATTtttcaataaacttaaaaaaaaaaaaaacaactgactcTGTGAAGATTGATCAACTCTTAAAGTTCTCTTCCCCTACTAGCAACTTAGGAAAAACATGGGTCAGGGAGACCCAAATCCAAGCCATTTTCTAAAGCTAGCCACACTGACCAAAATGGTGCTTCAACATATAAAAGGATTTCTGAGAACTGGCAAATTCTTTTTGCCACCTGGAGAAAGATTTCATGGCATGGGCCATGACAAAGGAGAGAAGGGGGCTTCTCAGAGCTGCTTGGGGAGGGGCAGACCCTAGTATAGAGGCATTGGCAGTAGTCTAACCCTTACCGGGATGTACCCAGCATGGCTGAGGGAGAAAGAGGTTTAGGTGGTGAgagttaagggctcagtcccagaTGGCAGTGGAAGGTCTCAACTCTACCGCATTGCCCATCTTCCCAGAGGCTCAAACCCCAGCACCAGTGCCACCTTGGAGGGAGCCTGCCCCAGCCTGTAACATCATGACCTACCTTCCAGGTCTGAGGATCCTTGGGGTTTGCCAAGACACCCACCAGATGCATCCCCTGGACCTCCAGCCCCCTCAGGTACCTGTCCAGGGCTAAGGCCACTTTTGGAGGCTGAAGGAATTCCTGACGCTGAGTCATGCTGGTCTCCAGGGTCCACATTAAAACACATCCTCTCTAGCTTTTTGAACCCTTGTGCAGTtggcatttctttgccaacatgCAAGTCAGGAGGCCTTGGCAGCTGCTGGGGAGGGAGCATCATCCCCCCTGGCTGGGATGTGACTGAAACCTCTACTAGACATCGGACTCCTAGGGCTGTACCACGGTCCACGCTGCAGCCTCACAGCAGGCTGTCCCCCTGCTCCTCAGACCCGGGCCCCCAAGTCCCCTCCTGCTCCCAACTTGGCATAACCCCCCAGACTGAGGCGGTCCAGCCGTGGCCAACTTCGGTGAGCACAGTCCCGAGCCGCTGGGGCCCCCAGCAGGAGCTCTCCGAGGCCCAGATCCAAAGACTTGGAATGTTCGATGCAGGAGCCAGAAGGTTGCACGGTGATGATCACATGGCCGGCCTGGGGCCGCGGACCCCAGGGTGGGTGCAGTCCTGAACCCTTCAGCGGGTAACTGTTAAGCAGGGCAGGTAACCCCAAGCGAGGATTAGCTGGCTCTGAACGCAGACTCCGCACTGACGGGACGGGTGAGGTACCCCGACGCGGGGACAGGTCCCAGCTTTCTGGTTCCACGCAGCCTACGGCTCGGGGAGTCCTGGGGCCTGGGCTGGAGAGAAGCGCGCAGTCCCAGCCCGGGCCGTCCGGGGGCCGCAGCGCCTGAGCCCGCAGCAGCCCCTGGCGAAGCCGTCGCGTCTCCAGGTCGCGGTTCTCGTAGAGCAGCGTGTTGGCGCAGATGAACACGAACAGGCCAACGCCCATGACCACCGGCCCAAGGAGTCTCAGCCGCTCGTGCGGGCCGTGAGCTCGGCCGGCGCCGCGACCATCGCGCCGCAGCTCGCTCAGAGGAGGCGCGCTGGCGTTCGCAGCCCGGGGTCCCGGGACTCCGGTGCGGTGCGGCCAATAGCCGGCCACCGCGATGCCCATGCCCACCAGGACCACGAGCGCCCCCAGAGCCGCGAACGCCCCCGACGGCGAGCGCAGCCGCAGCCGCGCCCGCACCCGCAGGGGCTCAGGAGGGGAGCGCGCGCGCCGGCGGCGGCCCAGGCGGCGGCCCAGGCGCGAGACGCGGCCCTCGGGGCTCCTCCGCACCTCCCCGCAGTTTCCGGGGCTCCCGGCCGTCATCTCGTCGCCGTCTGGGCACTCTGCAGAGAGAAGTGGGGAGGCAGGGACTGAACCGACGGGCCTGCGGTCGGAGCGCCAGGTCGGGGGCCCCAATCCAGGAGGGAAGATGGGACCTCCTCGCCCAGGACGCTTGGAGATCCCTGGCGGCCACCCCCGGATTTTCCCGGGCTGCGAGGCGGGGAACCGCCCCCGCTCGGGTTTTCCGCAGCGGAGCTCCGAGCCAGGGACGCGCGGCAGAGGCCGGAGTTGGCCGGGACCGCGGGCGGAGACGAGGGAGGGGGGCGCGGGCTGCTCCTTGGCGCATCCTCGGCTGCGGGGTTCCGGCCGCCGGCGCCCTCTTGGCCAGCTTGCGGGTCCCGGGCCCTGGGAGGCGTGAGGCCCCCGGCAGCGGCGCCTGTAGGGTAAGTCCCGCCCGCAATCGAGCTCACCCCCGCACGTGGCTGCACCTTAGTAAAGGAGGGAGGGGGCACTTGGCCGCCCGGGTCCGCTGGGGTCGCTCGCGGGCCCCCCTTCCCCCTACTGCGCTTCACGTACCGCAGCGGAGAAAGGGGGGGAGGTGTCACGGACTCCAGCCTCTTCCTGCCCGCCCCCTCCTTCCAGACCTCCTCAGTCAGCACTGAAGCTGCAGCAAGACACACTTGAGCTAGACTCTGAGAAGACCGCTCAGACCAAAACCAGCGGCAGACTTTGCGCAGGATTTCTTGAAACTCTGCGAAGAtaccccttcccctcctccagccGCCCGTCTACGAcccgggcagggggcagggggcggggggccgCGGGAGCCAGGCTCCGGGCCTTGCCGGTGAGCTCCTTCCTTTCCTGGCTCTCCCGTCGGCCCAGGCAACACTGTTCCCCTAGGTTGCAGCGTTTCCAATTCGGGCTCCTCCGGATGAATCATCCCCCTTTCCCGCCGCCTGGCCTCCTTTCCGGCCTCCTCCGCCCGAGGCCTTAGTGGCTCGCGTCCCGGCCAGAGCAACACCGCCCTTGCACCCCAGGGTCTGGGCCGCCCGGCGTAAGCCCTTCCCAGCTGCTGGTGCGGCCCGGCCTGCGGCTTGAGGGACTGAATCCGGGCCGGGCGGGAGTAGCCGGGAAACGTGTGATGTGACCCCCACGAAAGACAGGGTGTGGGAGGAAACGGTGCCCCGGACCAGGCGCTCGGGGCCCCGCAGGAGAGGAGGGTTAGGACCTCGCTCTCCAGTGGTGAGTCCTGACTGCCCCAGTCTGGTTTCCCAACAGCTGCATCGCTGGAACCCGTAGCCGAGGCCCCAGGAAGGAGGCCTTGTtacccttctctctccccatccgCACCCCAAAGCTCAAAGCAGGACATCCCATCCCTGCCTCCAACAGGAGCGCTGAAGGCCCAGGCCCTTGCATGGAGCCCGGCGTCTTCCGCGTCCAAGGCCTGGGGTTCACAGAGAGAAACTGCGGCCCGGGGAGACGGACGGGTCTGCTGGGGTCACGCCGCGCACGCCACGCAgaacggggggggggggtccacACAGGACCCAACCGTGGGCACTTCTTGGCACAGCCCTGAGAGCGTCCTAGGAGGAGGCGAGGCCCGTTCCCTGCCTGGTCTCTGAGTATGGAGCCCTTTCCCCAGCCCCAAACTGGAGAAATgaccacccccgccccagcccagaGCTGGCGCCCCGGTCCCAACTCCCTAGCCCGAAGGAAACGGAGGCCTGCCGAGAGAGGATGGGACAAGCTGAGAAACACAGATTCTGGAGGGCGTGAGTCGACGCTGGGGACCCCGGGAGAGGCAGCAACTTGGAGACACAGTCCGAAGATCCCTGGTCGCAGGAAGTTGCCGGGGGCCGGATTCCTAACACTCCGGGGTCCCGCCTCCGCGCGCGTCCACACTCCTGCCGCGGGAAAAAAAGAGAACCCcgctcccgcccccacccccactctcagGGCCTTTCTGGAGGGAGCAACCGAACAAAAAGTTGGGGAAAGTGGAGGGGCGAACCCCCCAGGCCCCTAGTTTCGCTCACCTGGCGCTCAGCGCCGGAGTTGGTCCGGGTCCGAGTCCGCACGCCTGGGCTCCAGCCCTGCAGCGGTCTCCGTGGACGTTtggcgcccggccccg
The sequence above is a segment of the Dama dama isolate Ldn47 chromosome 8, ASM3311817v1, whole genome shotgun sequence genome. Coding sequences within it:
- the TMEM200B gene encoding transmembrane protein 200B; its protein translation is MTAGSPGNCGEVRRSPEGRVSRLGRRLGRRRRARSPPEPLRVRARLRLRSPSGAFAALGALVVLVGMGIAVAGYWPHRTGVPGPRAANASAPPLSELRRDGRGAGRAHGPHERLRLLGPVVMGVGLFVFICANTLLYENRDLETRRLRQGLLRAQALRPPDGPGWDCALLSSPGPRTPRAVGCVEPESWDLSPRRGTSPVPSVRSLRSEPANPRLGLPALLNSYPLKGSGLHPPWGPRPQAGHVIITVQPSGSCIEHSKSLDLGLGELLLGAPAARDCAHRSWPRLDRLSLGGYAKLGAGGDLGARV